From the genome of Legionella beliardensis:
TAAGCTGATAAACGCTTACGACCTTTTGCACGCCGACGTTTTAATACTAATCGTCCACCTCGCGTTGCCATACGTTGGCGAAACCCATGATCGCGTTTGCGTTTTAGCTTACTAGGTTGATAAGTACGTTTCATTTTAGACC
Proteins encoded in this window:
- the rpmH gene encoding 50S ribosomal protein L34; translated protein: MKRTYQPSKLKRKRDHGFRQRMATRGGRLVLKRRRAKGRKRLSA